A genomic segment from Excalfactoria chinensis isolate bCotChi1 chromosome 15, bCotChi1.hap2, whole genome shotgun sequence encodes:
- the SPATA2 gene encoding spermatogenesis-associated protein 2, which yields MDTKYKDDLFRKYVQFHECKLSVSDSKQPPINDEYLRVAASALFCLPKIDPFYRFRLIKFYEMAENSLRSLKSSSLHSLHNAFSMLETLGINLFLYPWKKEFKHIKTYTGAFVYYVKSALTEDDVRQILNYMGYVQEVGTVYKLKEQIDAIQVKMVSFELFLAKVECEQLLEIHLQVKDKGYLEIDVINERKNSNEDTRGCSEAMKRRAECKENLNTSLARMVLQKSASERASKDYFKPKVSKPSKSVDTYDNYWENKKPPLMSSLSLRKEPVLVDAEDDIKDEIIRPSPSLLTMSSSPHACSGEFLPTSSHHNGMLRTNVPYSSYFSAHEDLDLYTDPDSRSMLNFKRQEAIKPDVWLLKNDANPVYHKRAHLAKETAPLKCQNCGVPCGASVCQKCDNLFNSRQDYPVVKQSTYSIKPLPNDGLSPASALREKPQYTSQTQSQERASQFSSKSKPVSTSRCGFCNRSGAANTCMFCSKVSCDTCLNAYYYDPCCRKSELHRFMPNNQLNYKSTQLSHVVYR from the exons ATGGATACAAAGTATAAAGACGATTTATTTAGAAAGTATGTACAGTTCCATGAATGCAAACTGAGTGTCTCTGACAGCAAGCAGCCTCCTATTAATGATGAATATTTGCGAGTGGCAGCATCAGCCTTATTTTGCCTTCCCAAGATTGATCCCTTTTATAGATTCCGGCTGATAAAATTTTATGAGATGGCTGAAAACTCACTGAGATCTCTGAAGTCCTCGAGTTTACATTCTCTGCATAATGCATTCAGCATGCTTGAGACTCTTGGAATTAATCTTTTCCTTTATCCCTGGAAAAAGGAGTTCAAACATATTAAG ACCTACACGGGAGCCTTTGTATATTATGTAAAGTCTGCCCTCACTGAAGATGATGTAAGGCAGATTTTGAACTACATGGGCTATGTTCAAGAAGTGGGAACAGTGTATAAGCTCAAAGAGCAGATTGATGCTATTCAAGTGAAAATGGTTTCATTTGAACTCTTTTTGGCCAAAGTGGAATGTGAGCAGCTTCTTGAAATTCATTTGCAAGTGAAAGATAAAGGCTATTTGGAAATCGATGTCATAAATGAACGAAAAAATAGCAATGAAGATACTAGAGGCTGCTCAGAAGCTATGAAACGGCGggcagaatgcaaagaaaacttAAATACTTCCCTGGCACGCATGGTACTTCAGAAATCAGCAAGTGAACGGGCCTCTAAGGATTATTTCAAGCCAAAAGTGAGCAAGCCTTCTAAATCGGTAGACACATATGATAATTATTGGGAAAATAAGAAACCACCACTGATGAGCTCATTGAGTCTCAGGAAAGAACCAGTTTTAGTTGATGCAGAAGATGACATCAAAGATGAAATTATTCGTCCATCACCCTCTCTTCTGACAATGTCAAGCTCGCCACATGCGTGTTCAGGTGAATTCTTGCCAACTTCATCTCACCATAATGGCATGTTAAGAACAAATGTCCCTTACAGCTCCTATTTTTCTGCTCATGAGGACTTAGATTTATATACTGATCCTGATTCTAGAAGTATGttaaattttaaaagacagGAAGCTATTAAGCCTGATGTGTGGCTGTTAAAAAATGATGCCAACCCTGTTTACCACAAGCGCGCCCATCTAGCCAAAGAGACAGCTCCCCTCAAGTGCCAAAACTGTGGTGTACCTTGTGGGGCTTCTGTTTGCCAAAAGTGTGACAATCTGTTCAACTCCAGGCAGGACTACCCGGTAGTGAAACAGAGCACCTATTCCATCAAACCACTTCCAAATGATGGCTTATCTCCTGCCTCTGCTTTAAGAGAGAAACCTCAGTACACATCACAGACTCAAAGTCAAGAGAGAGCTTCTCAATTCAGTTCAAAATCCAAACCTGTGAGCACCTCACGCTGCGGCTTTTGTAACCGATCTGGAGCTGCAAACACTTGCATGTTTTGTTCAAAAGTCTCATGTGACACTTGCCTCAATGCTTACTATTATGATCCCTGCTGTAGGAAGAGCGAGCTTCACAGATTCATGCCTAACAATCAGTTAAACTATAAATCAACTCAACTGTCCCATGTTGTTTATAGGTAG